A genomic segment from Desulfovibrio sp. encodes:
- a CDS encoding glycine betaine ABC transporter substrate-binding protein: protein MARRFFILFLAVMVWAFPGQGVAADKAGKTLKIVYVDWDCAVASSNLVKAVLEERYGYRVELLPVSQEAMWTSVASGAADAMVAAWLPDTHADMYARVKNKVEMLGKLVGGARLGLAVPDYVSLRSIDELEANADRFNGRIVGIDPGAGIMRLTAKALKDYEITQLQLVPGSGPSMAASLAEAIRTHEWIVVTAWSPHWMFSRWPMHYLDDPLASLGKDESIFKIGREGLKKDHPEVWAFLSNFRFEDATQLQRLMDWNQQRGTDPVQNALRFMKENPRLVDSWFKK from the coding sequence ATGGCACGCAGGTTTTTCATACTGTTTCTGGCGGTTATGGTGTGGGCGTTTCCCGGGCAGGGAGTTGCGGCCGACAAGGCGGGCAAGACCCTCAAGATTGTCTACGTTGACTGGGATTGCGCTGTTGCTTCCAGCAATCTGGTCAAGGCAGTGCTGGAAGAGCGCTATGGATACCGCGTGGAACTGCTGCCGGTAAGCCAGGAGGCCATGTGGACCAGTGTTGCCAGTGGAGCCGCAGATGCAATGGTTGCGGCCTGGCTGCCCGATACGCATGCGGACATGTATGCCAGGGTTAAAAACAAGGTAGAAATGCTGGGCAAGCTTGTGGGCGGCGCGCGCCTGGGGCTGGCAGTGCCCGACTATGTGTCGTTGCGCTCCATAGATGAACTGGAAGCCAACGCAGACAGGTTCAACGGGCGCATTGTGGGCATTGACCCCGGCGCTGGCATTATGCGGCTGACGGCCAAGGCGCTGAAGGATTACGAAATCACCCAGTTGCAGCTTGTGCCGGGCAGCGGCCCCAGTATGGCGGCCAGCCTGGCTGAGGCCATACGTACACATGAATGGATTGTGGTGACAGCGTGGTCGCCACACTGGATGTTCAGCCGTTGGCCCATGCACTATCTGGATGACCCGCTGGCCAGTCTTGGCAAGGATGAGAGTATTTTCAAGATTGGGCGAGAAGGGTTAAAAAAAGACCACCCTGAAGTGTGGGCCTTTTTGAGCAATTTTCGTTTTGAAGATGCCACGCAGTTACAGCGGCTTATGGACTGGAACCAGCAGAGAGGCACTGATCCCGTGCAGAATGCCCTCCGTTTCATGAAAGAAAATCCCCGCCTGGTGGATTCTTGGTTCAAAAAGTAG
- a CDS encoding Y-family DNA polymerase, whose product MLSTNSESPASLWALVDCNNFYASCEKLFRPDLVGRPVVVLSNNDGCIVARSAEAKALGIPMGAPEFKLRSQLRELNVAVFSSNYALYGDISARVTGILEQCCPQVEPYSIDESFMRLDAPQRANLPEFCREVRQRVQRWTGITVSVGVGTTRTLAKVATHVAKKHPAYEGVFSLVRPVAAVDHVLERTPVEDVWGVGRRQARRLWAEGIRTALHMKKADDILLRRLLTVTGWRTALELRGIPCLGNETAPVARKTLMSTRSFARRILDKDMLAQALSTFAVRAAMRLRREGLVASGLAVHIRTARPGQAAASERLYDQTTQCSLPVPTADSQQFINAALSGLERIFVPGFAYAKAGVMLYGLERADAMQGSLLALAAGNDTSGDDRRQRLMRSLDDINGRFGRDTVIFGAQGMGHAPWHMRQEHRSPRVTTCWDELPLARC is encoded by the coding sequence ATGTTGTCCACAAACTCTGAATCGCCCGCATCGCTCTGGGCGCTTGTTGACTGCAACAATTTTTATGCTTCGTGCGAAAAACTGTTCCGGCCTGATCTGGTCGGCCGCCCGGTGGTAGTGCTGTCAAACAACGACGGCTGCATAGTTGCCCGGTCGGCAGAGGCCAAGGCTCTGGGCATTCCTATGGGCGCGCCCGAATTCAAGCTGCGGTCCCAGCTGCGAGAGCTGAATGTGGCGGTTTTTTCGTCCAACTACGCTCTGTACGGCGATATCTCGGCGCGCGTAACGGGCATTCTCGAGCAATGTTGCCCGCAGGTAGAGCCCTATTCCATCGACGAATCGTTCATGCGGCTCGATGCCCCCCAACGGGCTAATCTGCCGGAATTTTGCCGCGAGGTACGCCAGCGTGTGCAGCGCTGGACGGGGATTACCGTATCTGTAGGGGTGGGGACTACGCGTACCCTGGCCAAGGTTGCCACCCATGTGGCCAAGAAGCATCCAGCTTACGAGGGTGTTTTTTCCCTTGTGCGCCCTGTGGCTGCCGTAGACCACGTATTGGAACGCACACCCGTGGAAGACGTTTGGGGCGTAGGGCGGCGGCAGGCCCGGCGTCTGTGGGCCGAAGGCATACGCACAGCCCTGCACATGAAAAAGGCGGACGATATTCTGCTGCGCCGCCTGCTCACGGTTACTGGCTGGCGCACGGCTCTTGAGCTGCGTGGCATCCCCTGTCTTGGCAATGAAACCGCACCTGTTGCCCGCAAAACCCTTATGTCTACACGGTCATTTGCCCGCCGCATTCTCGACAAGGACATGCTGGCACAGGCTCTGTCTACCTTTGCAGTACGCGCAGCCATGCGTCTGCGCCGTGAGGGGCTGGTGGCCAGCGGTCTGGCTGTGCACATCCGCACTGCACGCCCCGGACAGGCGGCCGCCAGTGAGCGCCTTTATGACCAGACAACCCAGTGTTCGCTACCCGTGCCCACAGCAGACAGCCAGCAGTTCATCAATGCCGCACTGAGCGGCCTTGAGCGCATATTTGTGCCCGGCTTTGCCTATGCCAAGGCCGGTGTGATGCTTTATGGACTGGAGCGGGCCGACGCAATGCAAGGCAGTCTTCTGGCTCTGGCTGCGGGCAACGACACCAGCGGCGACGACCGCCGCCAGCGCCTTATGCGTTCGCTGGACGATATCAACGGCAGGTTTGGCCGCGATACGGTCATCTTTGGCGCGCAGGGCATGGGCCACGCCCCGTGGCATATGCGGCAGGAACACCGTTCGCCTCGTGTGACCACCTGCTGGGACGAACTGCCGCTGGCGCGCTGCTGA
- the umuD gene encoding translesion error-prone DNA polymerase V autoproteolytic subunit, protein MAFISSSLELVSACAAIPQGRAGLPLYLAPVEAGFPSPAEDCLDRRLDLHQYLVRNEAATFFLRAHGESMIGAGIHDGDLLIVDRSIDAGHRKVVIAALESELTVKRLLRREGRVLLAPENPQFEPIDITESEFVHIWGVVTYVVHKL, encoded by the coding sequence ATGGCATTCATTTCGTCTTCACTGGAGCTGGTCAGTGCCTGTGCGGCAATTCCGCAGGGCCGCGCGGGTCTGCCCCTGTACCTTGCCCCGGTTGAAGCTGGCTTTCCCTCACCCGCCGAGGACTGCCTTGACCGCAGGCTTGACCTGCACCAGTACCTTGTGCGTAACGAGGCGGCCACGTTTTTTTTGCGTGCGCACGGTGAATCGATGATTGGTGCTGGCATCCACGACGGCGATCTGCTGATCGTTGATCGTTCCATTGATGCTGGCCACCGCAAGGTGGTCATTGCCGCCCTTGAGAGTGAGCTCACAGTAAAAAGATTGTTGCGCCGCGAGGGACGTGTGCTGCTCGCGCCAGAAAACCCCCAGTTTGAGCCCATAGACATCACGGAAAGCGAATTTGTACACATCTGGGGCGTGGTGACCTATGTTGTCCACAAACTCTGA
- a CDS encoding helix-turn-helix transcriptional regulator, with product MPEKADFKDILQRLMQALEVVSDAELARSLGITPQSVSGARKRGEVPPAWIQTCAAQTGVNAHWLFFGCGPMRLPEAADGELPSIQADCEADLISIPLAEARLSAGTGSLEVNSHSQGSYAFRGDFLRRKGNPRRMVLMRVSGDSMVPEIFDNDLVLLDRGQTEISPGRLYAVGFEDAIYIKRIDKLPGKIILHSVNPAYPPVSLDLRGDCADQFRVIGRVLWSGREYR from the coding sequence ATGCCGGAAAAAGCTGATTTTAAAGATATATTACAGCGACTTATGCAGGCTCTTGAAGTAGTGAGCGATGCGGAGCTTGCCAGATCGCTGGGTATTACTCCCCAATCTGTGAGCGGAGCCCGTAAAAGGGGCGAAGTGCCCCCCGCCTGGATCCAGACCTGCGCTGCGCAGACTGGCGTAAACGCCCACTGGCTGTTTTTTGGCTGCGGTCCCATGCGCCTGCCGGAGGCGGCGGACGGCGAGCTGCCCAGTATTCAGGCAGATTGCGAGGCCGACCTTATCAGTATTCCGCTGGCCGAGGCCAGGCTTTCGGCTGGCACGGGAAGCCTGGAAGTAAACAGCCACAGTCAGGGCAGCTACGCCTTCCGGGGCGATTTTCTGCGTCGCAAGGGTAACCCCCGGCGCATGGTGCTTATGCGAGTCTCTGGCGACAGCATGGTACCAGAGATTTTTGACAACGATCTGGTGCTGCTCGATCGGGGGCAGACAGAGATCAGCCCTGGCCGCCTGTATGCCGTTGGTTTTGAAGATGCCATCTATATAAAGCGCATAGACAAGCTGCCGGGCAAAATAATCCTGCACAGCGTCAACCCGGCCTACCCGCCGGTAAGCCTCGACCTGCGCGGTGATTGCGCCGACCAGTTTAGGGTCATTGGTCGGGTACTGTGGTCTGGAAGGGAATACAGGTAA